The Oxobacter pfennigii genome has a window encoding:
- a CDS encoding cobyric acid synthase, which yields MPGIMVQGTASSAGKSLMTAALCRIFANEGLKVYPFKSQNMSLNSYVTMEGLEMGRAQVLQATASKIDPSVLMNPILLKPTTDRKSQVIIKGRPYMNMDAVEYFEFKPRLRDMIKEIYEEIESNNDLVVIEGAGSPAEINLKDNDIVNMGMAEIADAPVLLVADIDKGGVFACIYGTVMLLDENERKRIKGIIINKFRGDKTILQTGIDMIEDLVKIPVVGIVPYMRVKLDEEDGAIEFEASTSGSIKIAVIRLPRISNFTDFDPFKFDEDVSVNFITSPDEIGDADMVIIPGSKNTIEDIRWLKSVGFDKAFLNYKGIIFGVCGGYQMMGKEIIDVEGWEVTKGEVEEGLKMFDTVTEFKGSKITSNVEGEAMGHKVYGYEIHSGRTYGNMNPFVHINLKERKAESYMDGDMRDGRYYGTYVHGIFDSHEFRSSLLNTIRKKKNLAEKDSIDLKEKREEELEKLAQIVEENLDMEYIRSLAGIKK from the coding sequence AATTCATACGTAACAATGGAAGGCCTTGAAATGGGACGAGCCCAGGTACTCCAGGCAACAGCATCAAAGATAGATCCTTCGGTGCTGATGAATCCCATTTTATTAAAGCCTACCACCGACAGAAAAAGCCAGGTCATAATAAAGGGAAGGCCTTATATGAATATGGATGCGGTGGAGTATTTTGAATTTAAACCCCGCCTTAGGGATATGATAAAGGAAATATATGAAGAAATTGAAAGCAATAACGATTTGGTGGTTATAGAAGGCGCAGGCAGTCCGGCGGAGATTAACCTTAAGGATAACGATATCGTAAATATGGGGATGGCGGAAATTGCCGATGCTCCGGTGCTTTTGGTAGCCGATATAGACAAGGGCGGAGTGTTTGCCTGTATATACGGTACCGTAATGCTCTTAGATGAGAATGAAAGAAAAAGAATAAAAGGGATCATTATTAATAAATTCAGAGGAGACAAGACCATTCTTCAAACGGGTATAGATATGATAGAGGATTTGGTTAAAATACCTGTGGTGGGAATTGTACCCTACATGCGTGTCAAGCTTGACGAGGAAGACGGAGCCATCGAATTTGAAGCTTCAACCAGCGGCAGCATAAAAATAGCAGTTATACGCTTACCCAGAATATCCAATTTTACGGATTTTGATCCATTTAAATTCGATGAGGATGTATCCGTAAATTTCATAACCTCTCCAGATGAAATTGGGGATGCGGACATGGTTATAATCCCCGGAAGCAAAAATACCATAGAAGATATAAGATGGCTAAAAAGCGTCGGGTTTGATAAAGCCTTTTTAAACTACAAAGGCATAATCTTTGGAGTGTGCGGCGGATATCAGATGATGGGAAAAGAAATAATAGATGTTGAAGGCTGGGAAGTAACAAAGGGAGAAGTGGAAGAAGGCCTTAAAATGTTTGACACTGTAACTGAATTCAAGGGCAGTAAAATAACTTCAAACGTTGAAGGAGAGGCTATGGGACATAAGGTATACGGCTATGAAATACATTCCGGCAGGACTTACGGCAATATGAATCCCTTTGTGCATATAAACCTTAAGGAAAGAAAGGCCGAGAGTTATATGGACGGCGATATGAGGGACGGAAGGTATTACGGCACTTATGTCCACGGCATATTTGACTCTCATGAATTCAGAAGCAGCCTTTTAAATACTATAAGAAAGAAAAAGAACTTAGCCGAAAAGGATAGTATTGACCTTAAGGAAAAAAGGGAAGAAGAACTGGAAAAGCTGGCTCAAATAGTTGAAGAGAATTTGGATATGGAATATATACGCAGTCTGGCAGGAATCAAAAAATGA
- the cbiB gene encoding adenosylcobinamide-phosphate synthase CbiB, translated as MIELSIAALIDVAIGDPYSFPHPIKLMGNIIAFEEKAARKVAKTPQALKVAGFIIVVLNILMAYFIPYFILNAIKGYKIIYFIVNTYFLYTCIAAGCLHREAMKIYRALLNNVEDARHKLSYIVGRDTKNLDEHEIVRATVETVAENASDGVIAPILFAAIGGAPLAFAYKMTNTMDSMLGYLNETYRHIGFFPAKTDDVFNFIPARLTGVLMCLSSFFRFKVMDGLRIMVRDRKNHKSPNCAYPEGATAGLLGVQLGGDNVYFGEVMKKPRIGDKLRELNKDDIKRTIEIMYRAEALLLIIYYILIGVL; from the coding sequence ATGATTGAATTAAGTATAGCAGCTTTAATAGATGTAGCCATAGGGGATCCATACAGCTTTCCCCATCCCATAAAGCTTATGGGGAATATAATAGCCTTTGAAGAAAAAGCAGCCAGAAAAGTGGCAAAGACTCCGCAGGCCCTAAAGGTTGCCGGCTTTATAATCGTTGTTTTAAATATATTGATGGCATATTTTATACCTTATTTTATATTAAATGCCATAAAAGGCTATAAAATAATTTATTTTATTGTAAACACTTACTTTTTATATACCTGCATAGCTGCCGGATGTCTTCACCGGGAGGCTATGAAAATATACAGGGCTCTTTTAAACAATGTGGAGGATGCAAGGCATAAGCTTTCCTACATAGTGGGAAGGGATACAAAAAACCTTGATGAACACGAAATTGTAAGAGCCACAGTGGAGACAGTGGCAGAAAATGCTTCAGACGGGGTAATTGCCCCCATACTCTTCGCTGCAATAGGCGGAGCACCCCTGGCATTTGCATATAAAATGACCAACACCATGGATTCAATGCTGGGGTATCTCAATGAGACATACAGGCACATAGGATTTTTTCCTGCTAAAACCGATGATGTTTTTAACTTCATACCTGCAAGGCTTACAGGAGTCTTAATGTGCCTTTCCTCCTTTTTTAGGTTCAAGGTAATGGATGGATTAAGGATAATGGTCAGGGACAGAAAAAATCATAAAAGTCCTAACTGCGCTTATCCTGAAGGTGCCACAGCCGGACTTTTAGGAGTTCAATTAGGCGGCGACAATGTATACTTCGGGGAAGTTATGAAAAAGCCCCGCATTGGAGATAAATTAAGAGAATTAAATAAAGATGATATAAAAAGAACCATAGAAATTATGTACCGGGCTGAAGCCCTGCTTTTGATCATCTACTATATACTAATTGGGGTGTTATAA
- a CDS encoding pyridoxal phosphate-dependent aminotransferase, translating to MIHGGDTISYMADGADIIDFSSNINPLGPPAGLKEVLIKSYDELISYPDIKYRELRENISAYLGCHSDEVMTGNGALEIINNVSLLFKRVVVFTPCFIEYIKRPEILGREVVRLRLDNDFKIDLGELNKALKEGDLLILGNPNNPTAKRIPEDMLYKIQSITKERNAFLLLDEAFYEFCPFDYDSIKLFHNAQNVCIIRAATKFFALPGIRLGYAYAKGDFVKRYNEIESPWSVNSFANAAARNIFKDVRYIENTREYIKKEREFLLTELSGIDYLKVFDSQVNFILIKLLKYDEDILFDKFLKNGILIRKASSFEGLDKSYIRIAVKDHDSNKRIVNCFKECV from the coding sequence GTGATACATGGCGGAGACACAATTTCATATATGGCAGACGGTGCCGATATAATTGATTTCAGCAGCAATATAAACCCCTTAGGCCCTCCGGCCGGATTAAAAGAGGTTTTAATTAAGTCTTATGATGAGTTAATTTCCTATCCTGATATAAAATACCGGGAGCTAAGAGAAAATATATCAGCATATTTAGGCTGTCATAGTGATGAAGTGATGACGGGAAATGGTGCTCTGGAGATTATAAATAACGTAAGCCTGTTGTTTAAAAGGGTGGTGGTATTTACCCCCTGCTTTATAGAATACATAAAGCGCCCGGAGATTTTAGGTAGAGAAGTCGTAAGATTAAGGCTTGATAATGACTTTAAAATAGATTTGGGTGAATTGAATAAGGCCTTAAAGGAAGGGGACTTACTCATACTCGGGAATCCCAACAACCCCACGGCAAAGCGGATTCCAGAGGACATGCTTTATAAAATACAAAGCATTACAAAAGAAAGAAATGCCTTTTTGCTTTTGGATGAGGCCTTTTATGAATTTTGCCCATTTGATTATGACAGCATAAAGCTTTTTCATAATGCTCAAAATGTATGTATAATAAGGGCTGCTACCAAGTTTTTTGCCCTGCCGGGTATAAGGCTGGGATATGCTTATGCAAAGGGTGATTTTGTTAAAAGATACAATGAAATTGAAAGTCCCTGGAGCGTAAATTCCTTTGCCAATGCGGCCGCAAGGAACATATTCAAGGATGTTAGATATATAGAAAATACAAGGGAATATATAAAAAAGGAAAGGGAATTTTTACTGACTGAGTTGTCAGGAATAGACTATTTAAAGGTATTTGACAGCCAGGTAAATTTCATACTCATAAAACTTTTAAAATACGATGAAGATATTTTATTTGATAAATTTCTAAAAAATGGGATACTTATAAGGAAGGCTTCAAGTTTTGAGGGCCTTGATAAGAGCTATATAAGAATTGCGGTAAAAGACCATGACAGCAACAAAAGGATTGTAAACTGCTTTAAGGAGTGCGTTTAA
- a CDS encoding cobyrinate a,c-diamide synthase — MKGIMITSPSSGSGKTTFTMGLLRALKMKGLDICGFKTGPDYIDTAFIKEACGKDGTNLDMHLQGRDGMKKALSLGNAEYCIIEGAMGYFDGMHNNYINSSYDISRELDVNAVLIYTPQAEMFTAVPKIKGMAEFGQSKIKAVIINRVEKNYYALLKEAIEEHTDLKVLGHIPPLKEAQLKSRHLGLVQSMEIEDLKDRIENVAQTILENVDVEALINLMKEIKGQNIDWPRRRNIKAAVAKDKAFSFYYRENIELLKNCCEVEFFSPMNDDVLPECDLLYLGGGYPEVFKEELSKNTSMLKSIKGFAEKGGCIFGECGGFMYLLEYIEDCKMAGVFKGKSYLTKSLQRFGYMNTTLKVDCLLGDAGDKLTGHEFHKSTAEVEGDTVYEIRKAMGEKVWSCGYKYKNVLGGYPHISFLGNMKALNHMLDYVERNK; from the coding sequence ATGAAAGGAATTATGATTACATCGCCGTCGAGCGGAAGCGGTAAAACCACATTTACAATGGGGCTTCTTCGCGCCCTTAAAATGAAAGGCCTTGATATCTGCGGTTTTAAGACAGGCCCCGATTATATTGATACCGCATTTATAAAGGAAGCTTGCGGTAAAGATGGGACAAACCTTGACATGCACCTCCAGGGAAGGGACGGAATGAAAAAGGCTTTGTCACTGGGCAATGCAGAGTACTGCATTATAGAAGGTGCCATGGGCTATTTTGATGGAATGCACAATAATTATATAAATTCAAGCTATGACATATCAAGGGAATTAGACGTTAATGCCGTTTTAATTTACACCCCTCAGGCTGAGATGTTTACGGCCGTTCCTAAGATTAAAGGCATGGCGGAATTTGGACAATCCAAAATCAAGGCTGTTATCATAAACAGGGTTGAAAAGAACTATTATGCCCTTTTAAAGGAAGCAATTGAGGAACATACGGATTTAAAGGTTTTAGGTCATATACCACCCCTTAAGGAGGCACAGCTTAAAAGCAGGCATTTAGGCCTTGTTCAAAGCATGGAGATAGAAGATTTAAAGGATAGAATTGAAAATGTGGCACAGACAATTCTTGAAAATGTGGATGTGGAAGCCTTAATAAACCTCATGAAAGAAATAAAGGGGCAAAATATTGACTGGCCGAGGAGGAGGAATATAAAAGCAGCAGTTGCAAAGGATAAGGCCTTTTCATTCTATTACCGTGAAAATATAGAGCTTTTAAAGAACTGCTGTGAAGTGGAATTTTTTTCACCCATGAATGATGATGTGCTGCCGGAATGTGACCTTTTATATTTAGGGGGCGGCTATCCCGAGGTATTTAAAGAAGAGTTATCAAAAAACACAAGCATGTTAAAAAGCATAAAGGGATTTGCAGAAAAAGGCGGCTGCATCTTCGGAGAATGCGGCGGTTTTATGTATCTTTTGGAATATATAGAAGACTGCAAAATGGCGGGGGTTTTCAAAGGGAAAAGCTACCTCACAAAAAGTCTTCAAAGGTTTGGCTATATGAATACCACCTTGAAAGTTGACTGCCTGTTGGGAGATGCGGGAGATAAACTGACAGGCCATGAATTCCATAAGTCTACGGCGGAAGTTGAAGGCGATACTGTTTATGAAATAAGAAAAGCCATGGGAGAAAAAGTATGGTCCTGCGGCTATAAATATAAAAATGTGCTGGGTGGATACCCTCACATAAGTTTTTTAGGAAATATGAAGGCTTTAAATCACATGTTGGATTATGTTGAGAGAAACAAGTAA